In Vibrio atlanticus, the following proteins share a genomic window:
- a CDS encoding co-chaperone GroES, giving the protein MNIRPLHDRVIVERQEVESKSAGGIVLTGSAAEKSTRGTILAVGKGRILENGSLQPLDVKVGDTVIFAEDRGTRAEKIDGKEVLIMSEFNIMAIVE; this is encoded by the coding sequence ATGAATATCCGTCCTCTACACGACCGAGTTATCGTTGAGCGCCAAGAAGTTGAATCTAAATCTGCTGGTGGCATCGTTCTAACTGGTTCTGCCGCTGAAAAATCAACTCGCGGTACAATTCTAGCTGTTGGCAAAGGCCGCATTCTAGAAAACGGCTCACTACAACCATTGGACGTTAAAGTTGGCGACACAGTTATCTTTGCAGAAGACCGCGGTACTAGAGCGGAAAAGATCGATGGCAAAGAAGTACTGATAATGTCTGAGTTCAATATCATGGCGATCGTTGAGTAA
- the groL gene encoding chaperonin GroEL (60 kDa chaperone family; promotes refolding of misfolded polypeptides especially under stressful conditions; forms two stacked rings of heptamers to form a barrel-shaped 14mer; ends can be capped by GroES; misfolded proteins enter the barrel where they are refolded when GroES binds) has product MAAKDVKFGNDARIKMLEGVNVLADAVKVTLGPKGRNVVLDKSFGAPTITKDGVSVAREIELEDKFQNMGAQMVKEVASQANDAAGDGTTTATVLAQSIIAEGLKAVAAGMNPMDLKRGIDKAVIAAVEELKNLSVPCSDTKAIAQVGTISANSDSTVGNIIAEAMEKVGRDGVITVEEGQALQDELDVVEGMQFDRGYLSPYFINNQEAGSVDLESPFILLIDKKVSNIRELLPTLEAVAKASRPLLIIAEDVEGEALATLVVNNMRGIVKVAAVKAPGFGDRRKSMLQDIAILTGGTVISEEIGLDLEKVTLEDLGQAKRITITKENSTIIDGAGDEVMIKGRVSQIRQQIEDATSDYDKEKLQERVAKLAGGVAVIKVGAATEVEMKEKKDRVEDALHATRAAVEEGVVAGGGVALIRAASKVAGLEGDNEEQNVGIRVALRAMEAPIRQITKNAGDEESVVANNVRAGEGNYGYNAATGEYGDMIAMGILDPTKVTRSALQFAASVAGLMITTEAMITDKPQDSGPAMPDMGGMGGMGGMGGMM; this is encoded by the coding sequence ATGGCTGCTAAAGACGTTAAATTTGGTAACGACGCACGTATTAAAATGCTAGAAGGTGTAAACGTTCTGGCTGACGCAGTAAAAGTAACACTAGGTCCTAAAGGCCGTAACGTTGTTCTAGACAAATCATTTGGCGCACCGACTATCACTAAAGATGGTGTTTCAGTTGCACGTGAAATCGAACTTGAAGACAAGTTCCAAAACATGGGCGCACAAATGGTTAAAGAAGTGGCTTCGCAAGCGAATGACGCGGCGGGCGACGGAACAACAACAGCAACAGTATTGGCTCAGTCTATTATCGCTGAAGGCCTAAAAGCGGTTGCTGCTGGCATGAACCCAATGGATCTTAAGCGCGGCATCGACAAAGCGGTTATCGCGGCTGTTGAAGAGCTGAAGAACCTTTCTGTTCCTTGTTCAGACACGAAAGCTATCGCGCAAGTAGGTACTATCTCTGCGAACTCTGATTCGACAGTAGGTAACATCATTGCTGAAGCGATGGAGAAAGTAGGTCGTGATGGTGTAATCACGGTTGAAGAAGGTCAGGCTCTGCAAGACGAGCTAGACGTTGTTGAAGGTATGCAGTTCGACCGCGGTTACCTGTCTCCTTACTTCATCAACAACCAAGAAGCAGGTTCTGTTGATCTAGAAAGCCCATTCATTCTTCTTATCGACAAGAAAGTGTCGAACATCCGTGAACTTCTTCCGACTCTAGAAGCAGTTGCTAAGGCATCTCGTCCACTTCTTATCATTGCTGAAGATGTAGAAGGCGAAGCGCTAGCAACTCTTGTTGTGAACAACATGCGTGGCATCGTTAAAGTGGCTGCTGTTAAAGCACCTGGTTTCGGCGACCGTCGTAAATCTATGCTTCAAGACATCGCTATCCTAACGGGCGGCACGGTTATCTCTGAAGAGATCGGCCTAGACCTTGAAAAAGTAACGCTAGAAGACCTAGGTCAAGCTAAGCGCATTACGATCACTAAAGAAAACTCAACCATCATTGATGGTGCGGGCGATGAAGTGATGATCAAAGGTCGTGTTTCTCAAATTCGTCAACAAATCGAAGATGCAACGTCTGACTACGATAAAGAAAAACTTCAAGAGCGCGTAGCTAAGCTAGCTGGCGGTGTTGCAGTAATCAAAGTAGGCGCTGCGACTGAAGTTGAGATGAAAGAGAAGAAAGACCGCGTTGAAGATGCACTTCACGCAACTCGTGCGGCTGTTGAAGAAGGTGTGGTTGCTGGTGGTGGTGTTGCACTTATCCGCGCTGCATCTAAAGTTGCTGGCCTTGAAGGCGACAACGAAGAGCAAAACGTAGGTATCCGTGTTGCACTACGTGCAATGGAAGCGCCTATTCGTCAAATCACTAAGAACGCAGGTGATGAAGAGTCTGTTGTTGCTAACAATGTTCGTGCTGGCGAAGGTAACTACGGTTACAACGCGGCTACTGGCGAATACGGCGACATGATTGCAATGGGTATCCTAGATCCAACTAAGGTAACTCGCAGCGCACTTCAGTTCGCAGCATCCGTTGCTGGTCTTATGATCACAACAGAAGCGATGATCACTGACAAGCCTCAAGATTCTGGCCCTGCAATGCCTGATATGGGTGGCATGGGCGGTATGGGTGGCATGGGCGGCATGATGTAA
- a CDS encoding tyrosine-type recombinase/integrase, whose protein sequence is MALKALDVKNFSCPVGKSQIKKSDGNGLFLLIKINGSKLWRFRFRYSGKYQEMALGKYPSVSLSEARKLAEEARASLVHGINPMDERRERKRSKGEDKNKLFSTIALKWWDQKKDSWSEEHAARVRRWIIIDLKSICKLHLDEIDTRHITDLMLAIEAAGTPKKAPNILAVINRVFGYALGHRLTRNNPAQGLPLGDILKPLPKVQHRAAIVKPSELGQLIKDIDTNQSGNYCTIEALRLIPRVFLRPTEIRNLKWDYIDFEDCLIRIPAEEMKRNREHLVPMSRQVVDQLRNVKLVTGYSPLVFPNQRDSNKSMSKNILTNRLRDLGYPADVMSAHGFRSTASTILHEKGWNSEVIETQLAHLTGTATSRAYNRSLYLSERIKLMQEWADYLDILSDEH, encoded by the coding sequence ATGGCACTTAAAGCACTGGATGTTAAGAATTTCTCATGCCCTGTAGGTAAATCTCAGATTAAGAAATCTGATGGTAATGGTTTGTTTTTACTGATAAAAATAAATGGCTCTAAGCTTTGGAGGTTTCGTTTTAGGTATTCAGGGAAGTACCAAGAGATGGCTTTAGGAAAGTACCCCTCCGTATCCCTAAGCGAGGCGCGGAAATTAGCAGAAGAAGCAAGGGCATCTTTGGTTCACGGCATTAATCCTATGGATGAACGCAGGGAGAGGAAGCGTAGCAAGGGGGAAGATAAAAATAAGCTGTTTTCTACGATAGCTCTGAAGTGGTGGGATCAAAAAAAGGACTCTTGGTCAGAAGAACATGCTGCCCGAGTTAGGCGATGGATAATCATTGACTTAAAAAGTATTTGTAAACTGCATCTCGATGAGATTGATACAAGACATATTACTGATCTCATGTTGGCAATTGAGGCGGCTGGTACCCCAAAAAAAGCTCCGAATATACTAGCTGTTATTAATAGGGTATTTGGATATGCATTAGGTCATCGATTGACTCGAAATAACCCAGCTCAAGGTCTGCCGCTTGGAGATATATTGAAGCCGTTACCGAAAGTTCAGCATAGAGCTGCAATTGTTAAACCCAGCGAACTAGGACAACTGATTAAAGATATTGATACGAATCAATCAGGGAACTACTGTACGATAGAAGCTCTTAGGCTTATACCTAGAGTCTTTTTAAGACCGACTGAAATAAGAAATCTAAAGTGGGACTATATTGATTTTGAAGATTGTTTAATCAGAATTCCTGCTGAAGAGATGAAGCGTAATCGTGAGCATCTTGTACCAATGTCACGACAAGTTGTGGATCAGTTAAGGAATGTTAAATTAGTGACGGGCTATTCGCCTCTTGTTTTCCCTAACCAAAGGGATAGCAATAAGTCGATGAGCAAGAATATATTAACTAATCGTTTACGAGATTTAGGGTACCCCGCAGATGTAATGTCAGCTCATGGTTTTAGAAGTACAGCTTCAACTATTTTACATGAGAAAGGCTGGAATTCTGAGGTGATCGAAACACAGTTAGCTCATTTGACGGGAACGGCAACGTCAAGGGCGTATAATCGCTCACTTTACTTGTCAGAAAGGATCAAACTAATGCAGGAATGGGCTGATTACTTAGATATTTTGTCAGATGAGCACTAG
- a CDS encoding inovirus Gp2 family protein — protein MNVRSRKNKNLRLTIKKTFLGHPIQTAHGPLYLDYLEKMHATIERALDDYPRLMAIRVDLRFPKLRANEECGNVITDFIRSLQSQIAYSGKRKKRQEGGRVHPCKVRNVWIRERSTSMNDHYHLLLMFNKDRFNWLGQTQTPNDNLGSFIVEAWARVVGVDYEEANGLVHFSKRKNSDSVVIHRLNSNSDDFDDAFDELFKHISYLAKEDTKHFGSGRRNFGHSHK, from the coding sequence ATGAATGTACGTTCTAGAAAAAACAAAAACCTTAGACTCACCATTAAGAAAACCTTTCTTGGTCATCCTATCCAGACTGCACACGGTCCACTGTACCTCGACTACTTAGAAAAAATGCATGCCACCATTGAACGAGCATTAGATGATTATCCTCGCCTCATGGCTATCCGTGTAGATTTGAGATTTCCAAAGCTAAGAGCCAATGAAGAATGCGGTAATGTCATCACAGATTTTATCCGCTCGTTACAGTCTCAGATAGCATACTCTGGCAAGCGAAAAAAAAGACAAGAGGGTGGTAGGGTTCATCCCTGCAAAGTTCGAAATGTGTGGATTAGAGAGCGCTCTACCTCAATGAATGATCATTATCACTTATTACTCATGTTCAATAAGGATAGATTTAACTGGTTGGGACAAACTCAAACACCAAATGATAATTTAGGCTCCTTTATCGTGGAGGCATGGGCGAGAGTCGTCGGTGTTGATTATGAAGAGGCAAATGGATTAGTACATTTCTCAAAGAGAAAGAACAGTGACAGCGTGGTTATTCATCGCTTGAACAGTAACTCTGATGACTTTGACGACGCGTTTGATGAGCTATTTAAGCACATTAGTTATTTAGCTAAAGAAGACACGAAACACTTTGGTAGCGGCAGACGGAATTTCGGCCATAGTCACAAGTAG
- a CDS encoding inovirus Gp2 family protein, translated as MPNQLNATQHHSEASNYLTVTHDRTFNGKPLYYLEGGLILEYLEDIDQVLTEALNQYPRLFAVHLHLNLPSHFRGDYLTVFAHFFHTLELETNELCKDKYTNNTYQHPQTVIRYIWAKECDSTSQYHLILLFDRQLFQSLGAGRDSWGRFLYKKVRKTWDRVVEAHSNQRCSGLAYSSNNEGFEFSSDTETFPLQLNEFFYRISRLAKPTTKHDDNRSTSFGCSRR; from the coding sequence ATGCCAAATCAGCTCAATGCCACTCAACATCACTCAGAAGCGTCTAACTACCTCACCGTCACTCATGACCGAACGTTTAATGGAAAGCCACTCTACTACCTCGAGGGTGGTCTTATCCTTGAGTATTTGGAGGATATCGATCAAGTACTGACTGAAGCACTAAATCAATATCCGAGACTCTTTGCTGTTCACCTCCACCTCAATCTACCGAGTCACTTCAGGGGTGATTACCTAACGGTGTTTGCCCATTTCTTTCATACTTTAGAATTGGAGACTAATGAACTCTGTAAGGACAAATACACCAATAACACCTATCAACATCCACAAACGGTGATCCGCTATATCTGGGCTAAGGAGTGTGACTCCACTAGCCAGTATCATCTTATCCTGCTCTTTGATCGACAGCTCTTCCAAAGCTTAGGAGCAGGTCGAGATAGTTGGGGGCGTTTTCTCTACAAAAAAGTAAGAAAGACATGGGATAGGGTGGTGGAAGCTCATTCTAACCAACGATGCTCAGGGTTAGCGTATTCCTCTAACAATGAAGGCTTTGAGTTTTCTTCCGACACAGAAACGTTCCCGTTACAGCTAAACGAGTTCTTCTATCGAATTAGTCGTCTCGCGAAGCCCACCACCAAACACGATGATAACCGTAGTACGAGTTTTGGTTGCAGTCGTCGATAA
- a CDS encoding inovirus Gp2 family protein: MPHTPHTPAITHSTTFNDYPVIYSEHGLYESALTSMTNLFEQALEQFEFTLVMHLGLYLPKDHPDTDLTIINDYIHQLKKKLNTDSLYYSWRKRVDKSPSHYYQVILLLDYNQYFGSAICWDKRNQLANHLKEAWQEAVQSHYEGKERSLVLFNDRGNYGLGTRCKSKSSVVKNSVFHRMSRLAEAWQEEHYCFGSSED; encoded by the coding sequence ATGCCCCACACTCCCCATACACCAGCAATAACCCATTCCACTACCTTTAACGATTATCCCGTGATCTACAGTGAGCACGGGCTGTATGAATCAGCCCTTACGAGTATGACCAACCTCTTTGAACAGGCACTAGAGCAGTTTGAGTTCACGTTAGTCATGCATTTGGGGCTATACCTTCCTAAAGACCACCCAGACACCGATTTAACCATCATCAATGACTACATCCACCAGCTTAAAAAGAAACTCAATACAGACTCACTCTATTACTCGTGGCGCAAACGAGTCGATAAATCCCCCTCACACTATTACCAAGTCATACTCTTGCTTGATTACAACCAGTACTTTGGCTCCGCTATCTGTTGGGATAAACGTAATCAATTAGCCAACCACCTTAAAGAGGCATGGCAAGAGGCCGTCCAGAGCCACTACGAAGGCAAAGAGCGTTCATTGGTATTGTTTAACGACCGAGGTAACTACGGCTTAGGGACGCGCTGCAAGAGCAAAAGTAGCGTAGTAAAGAACAGTGTATTTCACCGCATGAGCCGTTTAGCTGAGGCATGGCAAGAAGAGCATTACTGTTTTGGCTCTAGCGAGGATTAA
- a CDS encoding AlpA family transcriptional regulator yields the protein MRFLRLKDVIAATGLSRSTIYKFMDEEVFPKTIPLGGRSVAWLESEIEEWMEQRLALRENQE from the coding sequence ATGAGATTCTTAAGATTAAAAGACGTAATCGCAGCAACAGGGTTAAGCCGTTCAACTATCTACAAGTTTATGGATGAAGAAGTCTTTCCTAAAACAATTCCATTGGGAGGAAGATCAGTAGCGTGGCTAGAGAGTGAAATCGAAGAATGGATGGAACAGCGTCTAGCACTGCGAGAGAACCAAGAATAA
- a CDS encoding ribonuclease HI: MSYSIYVDGAAPNNQHGCTQGGIGIAAFNEHGELEYQDSITIRRSTTNAELELMALIEGLEYAQDGDVIYSDSDFCVKGYNGWLDNWKDKGWRKSDKKPVKNRHLWQQIDELRSQKYVEVFKVKAHSGDKGNDMADLLAVEAAEAE; the protein is encoded by the coding sequence ATGAGTTATTCAATTTACGTAGATGGCGCGGCACCGAACAATCAACACGGATGCACACAGGGTGGGATTGGTATTGCAGCCTTTAATGAGCACGGTGAACTAGAGTATCAAGATAGCATCACTATCAGACGAAGTACCACCAATGCAGAATTAGAGCTAATGGCCTTAATCGAAGGTCTAGAGTATGCACAGGATGGCGACGTCATCTACTCAGACAGTGATTTTTGTGTAAAGGGCTATAACGGTTGGTTAGATAACTGGAAGGATAAAGGTTGGCGTAAGTCAGATAAGAAGCCAGTTAAGAACCGTCATCTATGGCAACAAATCGACGAATTGCGTTCACAGAAATACGTAGAGGTGTTTAAGGTCAAAGCTCATTCAGGTGATAAAGGTAATGACATGGCAGACTTGTTAGCTGTTGAAGCGGCAGAAGCCGAGTAA
- a CDS encoding SgrR family transcriptional regulator has translation MVASQLLSTSHLQRLKQLEKHFSRNETYDVDIVSLAEILACSERYVSKLMASFENFGLIHWASGQGRGHRSKLTLLKSFEMSLLTQLERMARSGRMNQAFRLATLLGEVRLFQDHLPLWLRDAQQELKKQNTLMYLVPYVLPEWHPHLAQSARSILLIESVFDTLVRYNPIQNEIVPHIAHQFHYSDKQIRLRIRNDIMMHNGEALTPELVKKNIEMRLRTPHPYQILFRHVEGIDIDKQWVIFSMRQSDPVFLHLLADSHSGIFDYQASKPIGCGAYRVESLEKQYWSLVRNNHYFGFGGHIERVEFWCSDAQPQTPMHVAELLYCESQPAQPKKVDRSGCTVFQFHHHANALSAQERAWLVHHSRRFTLDSQKRTANSVMDCHQDKGFHLFNHDMKLPARPVVIEVIDSHMRELQPLLDALSQKGVIWQVCLQGQSQDVAVDVSYDCYVFGDDLTLQYYEWLLCGNVFSLCLPERGKQSLLTFIDMLMQESSDSEEFLHKLYRAEDWLIQNYYYCPLWRNHFIVTRADNLYGTETNNMGVMSLVNMWLE, from the coding sequence ATGGTAGCTTCTCAGTTGTTATCTACGAGTCATCTGCAGCGTTTGAAGCAACTCGAGAAACATTTTTCTCGCAATGAAACTTATGATGTTGATATTGTCTCCCTTGCTGAAATTCTGGCCTGCTCAGAAAGGTACGTGAGTAAGCTAATGGCTTCTTTTGAAAACTTTGGGCTTATCCATTGGGCTTCGGGTCAGGGGCGAGGTCATCGTTCGAAACTGACACTACTAAAAAGTTTTGAGATGTCACTGCTGACTCAGTTAGAGCGAATGGCTCGGTCTGGCAGAATGAATCAGGCATTTCGATTAGCAACTCTGCTTGGCGAAGTACGCCTATTTCAAGATCACTTACCACTCTGGTTAAGGGATGCGCAACAGGAACTGAAAAAGCAGAATACTTTAATGTATTTAGTTCCTTATGTGCTGCCTGAATGGCACCCTCATTTGGCGCAGTCCGCTCGTTCTATTTTATTGATCGAAAGCGTCTTCGATACCTTAGTTCGATATAACCCTATTCAGAACGAAATTGTGCCTCATATCGCTCACCAATTTCATTACAGTGACAAGCAAATCCGTCTCCGCATCCGCAATGATATAATGATGCACAATGGAGAAGCGCTGACACCGGAACTTGTCAAAAAAAATATAGAAATGCGCCTTAGGACTCCGCATCCATATCAAATCCTATTTCGTCATGTAGAGGGTATTGACATAGATAAGCAGTGGGTCATTTTCTCTATGCGTCAATCTGACCCCGTTTTCCTGCACCTGTTAGCCGACTCACACAGTGGAATTTTTGATTATCAGGCTTCAAAACCTATCGGGTGTGGAGCATATCGGGTCGAAAGTCTGGAAAAACAATATTGGAGTTTAGTTCGCAACAACCACTATTTTGGCTTTGGTGGCCATATTGAACGAGTAGAGTTTTGGTGTAGCGATGCCCAACCTCAAACGCCTATGCACGTGGCAGAACTGCTCTATTGCGAATCTCAACCCGCTCAGCCAAAAAAAGTCGATCGCAGTGGGTGTACTGTTTTTCAGTTTCATCATCATGCAAACGCCTTGTCCGCTCAAGAAAGAGCTTGGCTTGTTCATCATAGTCGACGCTTTACACTTGATAGCCAGAAAAGAACAGCGAACAGCGTGATGGATTGCCATCAAGATAAGGGATTTCACTTGTTCAATCACGACATGAAACTGCCAGCTCGTCCGGTGGTCATTGAAGTGATAGACAGTCATATGAGGGAGTTGCAACCTTTGCTTGATGCGTTGTCTCAAAAAGGGGTTATTTGGCAGGTATGTCTTCAAGGACAGTCTCAAGATGTGGCTGTTGATGTCTCCTACGACTGTTACGTATTTGGCGACGACCTGACGCTCCAGTATTACGAATGGCTCCTTTGCGGCAATGTGTTTAGCCTATGTTTGCCTGAACGTGGAAAACAAAGCCTATTAACCTTTATTGATATGCTCATGCAGGAAAGCAGCGACAGTGAGGAGTTTCTGCACAAGCTGTATCGAGCGGAGGATTGGCTTATCCAGAACTATTATTATTGTCCTCTGTGGCGCAATCATTTCATCGTCACTCGCGCAGACAATTTGTATGGTACCGAAACCAACAATATGGGTGTCATGTCGCTGGTCAATATGTGGTTGGAGTAA
- a CDS encoding LysE family translocator gives MDFHLWLGFVAASLILTATPGPSIFLGIAHALRYGHKRVLYTALGDISANFIQMVLVALGLGVILASSVVAFNVIKVFGVITLVYMGLKMLLAKPAQVEHLNLNNSDLQASNKKLFYSGFLVAAGNPKAILFFSAFFPQFINPDLPVFPQLLVMCPTMALLDFSLVMFYAFSARRIVDASRLSLTAVTRGSGALLLGAAGILAIKEPT, from the coding sequence ATGGACTTTCACCTTTGGCTCGGTTTTGTAGCGGCATCGCTCATTCTTACCGCGACACCAGGGCCTAGCATATTTTTAGGTATTGCACATGCTCTCAGATATGGGCACAAACGCGTGCTATATACCGCCCTTGGGGACATCTCAGCTAACTTTATTCAAATGGTGTTAGTCGCCTTGGGTTTAGGTGTCATCCTTGCCAGTTCGGTAGTGGCATTTAATGTCATCAAAGTCTTTGGTGTGATCACCTTGGTTTACATGGGGCTAAAAATGCTCCTCGCTAAACCAGCACAAGTTGAGCACTTAAACCTCAACAACTCAGATTTACAGGCCTCAAACAAAAAGTTGTTTTACTCTGGCTTTTTAGTCGCGGCTGGCAATCCCAAAGCCATCCTATTCTTCTCGGCTTTTTTCCCGCAATTCATCAACCCCGACTTACCCGTATTCCCTCAACTATTAGTGATGTGCCCAACCATGGCGTTGCTTGATTTCAGTTTAGTGATGTTTTATGCGTTTTCGGCCAGACGGATTGTTGATGCGAGCCGACTATCTCTTACCGCTGTGACCAGAGGAAGTGGTGCTTTACTGCTGGGAGCCGCAGGTATTCTAGCAATTAAAGAACCCACTTAA
- a CDS encoding glutathione S-transferase N-terminal domain-containing protein, with amino-acid sequence MITFYELCGDDGLKFSPYCWRTKMCLIHKNIAFDTTELSFIDIQAQFKAQFSTLPAIKDGETVLSDSFNIADYLEAHYPESPSLFGGEKGRLMALFFHEWAASLHSDIAKIAIFDIYCKLKDRDKDYFRSSREKHFQDSLENVQSNNQELAKADLLKKMRVLESYLAKTRYLSGDAPMYSDYIVYGTLKWLLSTSNAFTEEMLTSHVLNWYDSLDRISTGI; translated from the coding sequence ATGATCACTTTTTACGAACTGTGTGGGGACGATGGCTTAAAATTCAGTCCTTATTGTTGGCGAACGAAAATGTGCTTGATACACAAAAATATAGCGTTTGATACCACTGAGCTTTCTTTTATCGACATTCAGGCTCAGTTTAAGGCGCAGTTTTCTACACTACCCGCCATCAAAGATGGTGAAACGGTGCTCTCTGATTCGTTTAACATCGCTGATTATCTTGAGGCCCACTACCCTGAATCACCTTCATTATTTGGCGGTGAAAAAGGGCGTTTAATGGCACTTTTTTTCCATGAGTGGGCAGCATCATTACATTCGGACATCGCCAAAATTGCCATCTTCGACATTTACTGCAAGCTTAAAGACCGCGATAAAGACTACTTTCGTTCCTCTAGAGAGAAACACTTTCAGGACAGCTTAGAAAATGTACAAAGCAACAACCAAGAGTTAGCAAAGGCCGATTTACTCAAAAAAATGAGAGTACTGGAATCTTATTTAGCTAAGACACGATACTTATCGGGCGATGCGCCCATGTATTCAGACTATATCGTCTATGGGACGTTGAAGTGGCTGCTGTCTACGAGTAACGCTTTCACAGAGGAAATGCTGACTAGCCATGTTTTGAATTGGTATGACAGCCTAGATAGGATTAGCACTGGAATTTAA